One Bemisia tabaci chromosome 7, PGI_BMITA_v3 DNA window includes the following coding sequences:
- the KdelR gene encoding ER lumen protein-retaining receptor, translating to MNIFRLLGDLSHLLAIIILLLKIWNSRSCAGISGRSQFLFAIVFTARYLDLFFTFISLYNTVMKIVFLATSYGTLYLMYIKFKATYDSNHDTFRIEFLILPAIALALLINEEFTVIEILWTFSIYLESVAILPQLFMVSKTGEAESITSHYLFALGSYRALYILNWIYRWFLTEKLNAIAIVAGIVQTILYCDFFYLYLTKVLKGKKLQLPA from the exons atgaatattttccggcTTCTTGGCGACCTATCCCATCTTTTAGCTATAATCATTTTGTTATTAAAAATATGGAATTCCAGATCATGTGCAG GAATATCTGgaagatctcaatttttgttTGCAATAGTGTTCACAGCACGTTATCTTGATctatttttcacatttatttcatTATACAACACTGTTAtgaaaatagttttccttgCCACTTCATATGGAACTCTGTACTTAATGTACATCAAATTCAAAGCTACTTACGACAGTAATCATGATACATTCAG AATTGAGTTTCTAATTCTACCGGCTATTGCATTGGCACTCCTCATCAATGAAGAATTCACGGTGATCGAA ATTTTGTGGACTTTTAGTATTTATCTAGAATCGGTCGCAATTCTGCCACAGTTGTTCATGGTCAGCAAAACAGGAGAAGCCGAAAGTATCACGTCACACTATTTGTTTGCTTTGGGATCATATCGTGCTTTGTACATTTTGAACTGGATCTATCGCTGGTTCctgactgaaaaattaaatgcaattGCTATTGTGGCGGGAATAGTGCAGACAATTCTGTACTGTGATTTCTTCTATTTGTACCTAACCAAAG